From the genome of Solanum lycopersicum chromosome 7, SLM_r2.1:
GTAGTTACTTCCTGTAGGAACTTCGACTGACTCGTAATTTCCTTTATTAGCAtgtcataatttaatttatattctttcacttgtctatatatttattttctcgaAGATGTTTGTCTTATCAATTGATCCATATTGATTTCAGATTGGTCCTTTAAGATGTTGGCCTGGTGGATTATGCCTCTCACGATCCATTGGTGATATGGATGTTGGCGAGTTCATTGTTCCTGTACCCTATGTAAAACAAGTGAAGGTTTGTCTATTATGTGCTTTCCCTGTGCATTTTCTGTTTGAGTCCTTTGATCATGTGTATATTTCCTTGTTGCATATCTGCAATTATACGTTTCATCTTTAAAATCATTTAAGCATTCACTTGATAAGGATATTACAATTCTCACCATTTATAATTTCCCCATCAAATTAGGGAAGATGAAAGTGcaatttgaaatattctctAATATTGAAGTTGTATTGTAAATCAGCTAGTATATTTTATCCAAAGTTTGCTTCTAATGATGATGATATCCCTTTTCAAGTAATTAACTTGAGGGTAGATGGAGTAATTCTTGTTACCTTTTCACAAAGaattatgtaaattatgatTTCCATATCCTAAATTGTgtaatatttatgttgtttgtcCCTTTTCTCTAGGACAGTATGATGTCAGCGTCTAGATGTTAATTATGCTCTTTACCTCTTTGGCATATTTGACATGTCCTGAACACTGTAAAACATTATGCAAACAGCTATCTTCAGCAGGTGGAAGACTAGTAATTGCAAGTGATGGTGTCTGGGATGCTTTGTCTGCAGAAATATCGATAGAATGTTGTCGTGGAATGTCTCCAGATGCTGCCGCTAGTCAAATTGTAAAGGTCAGAATAAGATCATAGTTACTTCATGTATGTTATTATTAGATTATTTAGTTGATTTATTTTCCTTCCTACCGATTctcacctctttcctcaaaCATACAGGAAGCCGTACAGCCAAAAGGAATTCGAGATGACACAACGTGTATTGTGGTTGACATACAGCCATTAGAAAAGCCAAATCCTCCGCAGGCACCACCCAAAAAGTCAGGGAAAAAAGTGTTCAAGTCTATATTTCGTAAAAAAACTTCTGAGTCGTGTTCTAATACTGAGAGAGATTATGATGAACCAGATGTGGTTGAAGAACTATTTGAGGAAGGATCTGCATCACTTTCTGACAGGTCTTGTCATGCATTATATTCTAATATGCCAATTTGGTTTCTATATACATATTGTGTGTACTAGTCCTTATATTTGGTATCTTCTTATAAGTGCAGATTAGATGCCAAATATCCAATTTGCAACATGTTTAAGTTATTCACCTGTGCCATCTGTCAAGTAGAAATAAAGCCTGGAGAAGGTATTTCAATACATGTTGGGTCCTCCAATACAAGAAACTTTCGTCAGTGGGATGGCCCTTTCCTTTGCTCAAGCTGTCAAGAGAAGAAAGAAGCCATGGAAGGAAAAAGACCTTCGGGAAGTAAGGCGACTCATTTCctacataattataattaccaTTCTGTTATAAAGATTAATGTTGATTGATCacccttttgttttttttttcttttgcagatGGAAGATATAGTAGTGACAGCGACTAGTTAACCCCCACATTCAACTATTTTAACAATTCTTTCACTGATGATTATAGTTGGTAGTTTGAATGTagatttattatatttcaatagaaaaaaaggaaaagatatAGTTGGGTTGCCTCTATTAGGTAAAAGATAGAGAGTAACAACTGTCCTAGTGAATTGATGTGCCACTTTCTAAAAAAAGAGGTTTACATATTTAAAGTAAATCTCTCCCCAGCTACATGTGATATGATTATAAAGACATATAAGAGTAAACTAATATCTGATTGACATCACTTCCATAATTATTCCTTTTTCTTGTGATAGAACTAATAGTGAGTGGAAAGCATTGTATTGTGTTAATTTAATAGTTAGTAAGATTTATTAGGCCTTTTAAAGAGATATATATATCGATAATTCTATTTGAgcatttcatttttcttctaaaGAAGCAGGTTTAACATTACAAGATTAAaaacattttgatacatttcatatatttttaatttaagattataagatataaaaaatgtttttacgttttaaattcttttacaCGGCAAAGttttggataaaaaatatcCTTACCTAAAACATGAACGAACTCCATTATATTGTGTcagaatttgaatattttataaatgaagaCTCAACTGTCAGGATCTGAATTCATAGGTCAGTATGTCACCTACTACACCCACCATTAGGTAAGTCTAACCTTTAGCTCGGAGCCATAAGGAACGGACTACAATGTGAGAGACAACAAGAAGAAGTATAAAGCTTATAACAAATCAATGAAAAGATAATCAATTGAGAAACAACGCATGAACCATCCCAATACTTGACATTAGTCGGTCGTTGAACATCTAatccaaaataaaaatgtaaggcTTTTACAAATACAATATGAGGGCAAGTTGTCTCTGAATACAATAAGACAAGCCAAAATAGACAAAAACTGGTAACTCTAAATGCTATGAACTCATCCTAGTCTCTAAAACTCCAAGTTCTCCTCATGACTCCAACTCAACGGTGACAACTCAAATGGTGATGTGTAGAGGGCATAAGTTGCCATGCCCCGTGCCTGCACCCTAGGCAGAATTGGCACCCAAAAACCATTGTTGACCTCGAGCGGACCCTTGACCTGACTTACTAATTCAACGGGAGACTCTAAGCGTTATTACAATGATCAAATTAACTTACTCAAATGGATTAATATATTACTTGGAATGCTTAAAAGTCAATCATTCAACTTGGCTGAAATCACAACCCAAGTCTTTAAAATGAGAATGATAATATAAAACTACTGAACTACTTACTgtttatgaagcctctaaaataaatAGGGTTGTCGGGGCAGGAACCTTGATTATACTAACATATGAAATACCAGAAGCGAATAAAGAAGTCCTCCAAAAAGCAAGTAGGCTCACCAACAGGCTATCAGTGCTGAATAAGGATCAACGAGGTGCGGCATGCTGATTCTGGTTACCTGTATCTGCATTATAAGACGATGCAGGACAATTGACATGAGTACATTGATTGTAAGAGTATGTGAGTTGTAATACTAACAATAAATAGGCTTGAAAAAAATCTGAAAGATATACTTACCTTGGttcttctcaactcatgaataacataCTAAATATAGAGCAATAAAACACAACAACATATGTAAACTGGTGAAACAATGGaaaacaacttagttcgttaaagaagtgcaataaaaaactcaactttacttatataacaaagtaatatagtttctttgggagattctctaaacgacaaccaccactacgagcctaagtgatggtacaacGTTTTACCTCATGCTGCCAAGGACCGTCCTATACCTTACCAGGAGTATATAACCTAACTCATTAAGTGAACctactagtctatgctaaaaacatcttaaggattcatctaaaaattatgatcctttaatacccatgatgactATTGATTGGTTCTTTGGTTTGTAATTTGTGATCAACGACACTATCCTATGGTTTGAGTGTCTATGAATCAAAGCTAGTATAGTAATCCAACCAAGGTTTGGGGTTGCGACCAAGAGAGTGGTAGTGAAAATAGTAGTCAACTAGAATTTTGTTCTAGTTAGTATtagtttaagatatttttaagtaaaacaaCGTAAATTAAATTTGTGACACTGAACTGTCAAATATCAAAAAGTGGATTTTGTCACAAGTAGGGAAAATCAAGTATGAGGAAAATTCGTGGGTGTGACCGCAATATATGTTGACGTAAATCAATGGGTAAATGCTTTCGATAggaaaatttgatgaataacGGTAACTTGGCTAAGATTTAGGTGAAATTAAATTCCCTCTTGGGAAACTTACCCCatatcaaatgggttcctcCCAGACACCCACTCATCAAATGAAGACCAACCTACGACTTATTTACACCTGCTCTTTTGGTGAAGAGTGCTTGGATATAAGACTAGGGCTCACCCTCTCAGACTGGGCCTGATGTCGCCACTCCTTAGGAATTCAATCTAGGGGTCTTGGTTTCACGACCTCTCTCTCGAGAAATCCGAAAACACATGGGTGGTTTTGTATTTGCAGCTACAAGCCCATTAAATTAAACCATAACATTTAGGTGAAATCGCCATTAAAATGCATCTAATCCTATCAGCAAGCAAGACCCAccaataatatcaacatatatttgttaaatcacaccccaagaatggggGATTTTAGTCACACatcaagtaataataaaatacacGTAAAATGATAAAGGAATGAAATGGGTATAAGCAATTAAACCTTAATCtagtaaaagaagaagaatggagaaGACACACTTCCAATTTGAGGAAGAAAAACTTCTTTCTTCAAGTCTCCCACAAAATCATCTCCAAACTTTAGAGAAAATACAAAACTAATGTTCTAAAAGTTAAATTGATAATAATCCaacttctaaaaataataactaagcctagtatttttagtttttagatttAGTTCTGGTGATCCGTCCAGCGACTTGAGTCGTAAATCGTCATGTGATTCATCGATTCACCCTTATTCTAATTCATCGCCGCTGGTGCTTTGCCTTCATCTTTTACTTGTACTGTGACATTGGGGAGAATACTTCAACTTCGCGGAATAATTAGGCGAAGGACCGACCTCTCCTTTTCTATGCCTTTTGATTCCACTTCCTTCATGGATTTGCTTGCTGGAACAAAGGGAGAAGTGTCTCTATTAAGTGGATTGAAAAGCGTGCTTGGCGATGCTCAAACTTCAACTTCAGatctttttcatcctttttgttCCCGTTTTGCACCTAAGTGTCCATGCTTACAGTAAAACTCTAAATACTTAAAACTTAAGAGTTTTCATCAGATTTTGtgataaaatgaacaatttaaaacactatttatattaaaataaagtcctaaatgagtccaatttgaggactcatcaacacccccaacttaaacttttgcaTGTCCTCAAGTAAATCGTAAGTTCAACAATTCAAATAGAGTGTCTCAAATAGTGCTACACAAGACTCAATCATGAACATACACAACAAGACTCAAATTACTCATGCATAACTTAATTGTATACTCAAAGTAAAAAGTTGTGACACACCATTACAAAAGATTCTTATGCTCGCAATACTTGCTACTCATGCAATTTTAAGCTCAACAAAACTATCTAAATGCCCTCACACAAAGAATGATTCAATATTCACAcacaaaaattaatcaatttacgATTTGAAATAAGATGCAACGCTCACACTCAAAAGGAAGAACACAATGCATGTTTTCACCAATAGGTTTGCTCTTATCTTCCGATTGATCTTCCATCCGGCTTACTCAAGATCAAAAAAGGTCTTTCTAAGTCTTCTAATTGGGTTGAGTGCAAGGGTATGGTCATTAGGCTCACTGACACTTTTCTCAATGACATGTGATTTCCTCAAGCTATCCCCTATCTTCTTTCCTAAACCCTTAGTCAAGTGCTTCTAACTCATCtctttattattctttatgGATTGCTTTGAAACCCGATTTCTTTTTGTACTTTCATtccacaaattttatttttcattcttttttttcctttttattttcctttctttttttatttatatggagGGTTTCCATTTTTCTACAAAATCACAGGTTTGCGGAACTTTTCTTTCACTTCTTTACTTCTCTTTTCCCTTCTTACCACACCTCTTACATAGGGTTTTCGCCTAAGTTGGTTATTCACTTAAATCACATAACAAGAGGATTATAGGTGATGAATAACGTAAGGACTAGGTTTCATCAAGGTTCTTCCAAATAAAAGGTAAGGCTCAAGGGTGTGCAAAAGTAGTTTCACACACTAACAGGTAGGCAACAAAAGAGGTATATGTCAAAGTTGGCTCACATTCTTAAAAAATTCCAAAGATCATATCAAGAGGACACCTTTCTAAATCAATCATACTAATCGGGAAAATTCTAGGTTCACACAAGGAATTGACTACACATTTTCTCTAGTGTTCAATAGTTCACATATTTCCTATCAAACGTCATATGTTTTCTTCGTAGCCGCACATGTATGTTTGTTCGATTGAAAGAACTATTCAAGTCATCAGTATTGATCAAAACCGACACTCGAATTTCGTACAAGAACAACCATTTTCAATACAAAAgtgtcaaaatttaaaaaataataattttacgaaagggtgaaaaatattttggaattATGACCCAAAAGATAGCCATAAACTCAAACAATCGAGAAAGCATTTTTAAAATGCAATTTTAAACAGACAACCCAAATGTATACACAAATCCTGATTCAAGATAGGATGAAAAGTGTGGGTATAACCTTACcaaaataaaatgtattttccctcaaatatataacaataatcagaggtaaaattaagtaaatacaGAGATAAGGCTGGAGAGTAATCCTGGTTATGTAGTTGCTTCTAGTTGAAGTTCTTCAACAGTCGTAGCAGTTAAGCAGAAGGTATGGGGGGACGTTGGGTACACTACCGAGTGATTTATCAAGTTTTATTCTACTTTCCTTAGCAATCTAATGCGCCCACCTTCAACCCACGTTCTCGAATGATTCATCATCCATCTTTTTTGCGTTGGCTTGCAGCTTATCTAGTTGTTCTAATTTGGTgacatcattttgaattttgagtgaTTTAGCGCATCGCCAAATGAATTTTTATAGAACTTCCCAATAAATTTGGATAGTTCAAACGACGATGACCATCGGGGTCACCGATTTGGTAGGTGAGTCACTTAAACTTTCCTGAGCTTCGCCAAGTTTTACAGACTCCAGGTTTTGAAGATACCTTGAGTCAAATGGAGGAATAACATTGATCGTCGATGTATTTCGCGAGTCTCCAATTGG
Proteins encoded in this window:
- the LOC101259166 gene encoding probable protein phosphatase 2C 12 isoform X1 — translated: MLSKGEHQSVPLSVLLKREHAQEKIERPDISHGQANQIKKGEDFTFLKPECQRVLGDEVTNFSVFGLFDGHNGSAAAIYTKENLLQNVLSAIPADLNRYEWIAALPRALVAGFIKTDKEFQEKAQKSGTTVTFVIIEGWVVTVASVGDSLCVLESAEGGIYHLSADHRLECNEEERERITTSGGEVGRLNTGGGTQIGPLRCWPGGLCLSRSIGDMDVGEFIVPVPYVKQVKLSSAGGRLVIASDGVWDALSAEISIECCRGMSPDAAASQIVKEAVQPKGIRDDTTCIVVDIQPLEKPNPPQAPPKKSGKKVFKSIFRKKTSESCSNTERDYDEPDVVEELFEEGSASLSDRLDAKYPICNMFKLFTCAICQVEIKPGEGISIHVGSSNTRNFRQWDGPFLCSSCQEKKEAMEGKRPSGNGRYSSDSD
- the LOC101259166 gene encoding probable protein phosphatase 2C 12 isoform X2, giving the protein MLSKGEHQSVPLSVLLKREHAQEKIERPDISHGQANQIKKGEDFTFLKPECQRVLGDEVTNFSVFGNVLSAIPADLNRYEWIAALPRALVAGFIKTDKEFQEKAQKSGTTVTFVIIEGWVVTVASVGDSLCVLESAEGGIYHLSADHRLECNEEERERITTSGGEVGRLNTGGGTQIGPLRCWPGGLCLSRSIGDMDVGEFIVPVPYVKQVKLSSAGGRLVIASDGVWDALSAEISIECCRGMSPDAAASQIVKEAVQPKGIRDDTTCIVVDIQPLEKPNPPQAPPKKSGKKVFKSIFRKKTSESCSNTERDYDEPDVVEELFEEGSASLSDRLDAKYPICNMFKLFTCAICQVEIKPGEGISIHVGSSNTRNFRQWDGPFLCSSCQEKKEAMEGKRPSGNGRYSSDSD